From a single Candidatus Schekmanbacteria bacterium genomic region:
- a CDS encoding class I SAM-dependent methyltransferase, with protein sequence MSERDAVLTDVRGFMKSRVILTAAELDFFTILDEKPASANEIALKKGLDLRAATRVLDCLTAIGFLEKWDSIYHLTKKASFYSSHHPETVLPMVLHMNHVWDRWSGLTEIVKTGIPAEREPGIAMDDESWKSFIGAMHVAGLEVSQKIADEYDLSRFTHLLDIGGASGTYTIAFLRHNPAMTAVIFDLENVIPMARERIATEGLSKRVELAAGDFYKDELPTGCDLALLSAIIHQNSPHENLDLYIKIFKALKPGGTLLIRDHIMDSSRTKPPAGAMFAINMLVNTGGDTYTFEEVKEGLEKAGFTNIKQLRYGVSMDCLVEGRKPE encoded by the coding sequence ATGAGTGAAAGAGATGCTGTTCTGACTGATGTGAGAGGTTTCATGAAAAGCCGCGTCATATTGACTGCTGCGGAACTGGATTTTTTTACCATCCTCGACGAAAAACCGGCAAGTGCGAATGAAATTGCATTGAAGAAGGGACTTGACTTGCGAGCAGCAACGCGTGTTCTTGACTGTCTTACAGCCATTGGTTTTTTGGAAAAGTGGGACAGTATTTATCATCTTACAAAAAAAGCGTCTTTTTATTCTTCTCATCATCCTGAGACAGTCCTTCCAATGGTTCTCCACATGAATCATGTTTGGGATAGATGGAGCGGTCTCACAGAAATTGTAAAAACTGGAATCCCTGCTGAAAGAGAACCCGGTATTGCGATGGATGATGAAAGCTGGAAGTCATTCATAGGCGCTATGCATGTTGCAGGACTGGAGGTTTCTCAAAAGATCGCTGATGAGTATGACCTTAGCCGTTTCACGCACCTGCTTGATATAGGAGGTGCTTCAGGTACTTATACTATCGCTTTTTTGCGGCATAACCCTGCCATGACTGCGGTGATTTTCGATCTTGAAAATGTAATTCCAATGGCAAGGGAGAGGATAGCGACGGAAGGACTTAGTAAACGAGTTGAATTGGCTGCCGGAGATTTTTATAAGGACGAGCTTCCAACGGGGTGTGATCTGGCGCTACTTTCAGCCATAATTCATCAGAACAGTCCTCACGAGAATCTTGATCTTTACATCAAGATTTTTAAAGCGCTTAAGCCGGGCGGGACACTGCTTATACGCGATCACATTATGGACTCGTCACGCACAAAACCTCCGGCAGGCGCGATGTTTGCCATCAACATGCTCGTTAACACCGGAGGTGACACATATACATTCGAAGAAGTAAAAGAAGGTCTGGAAAAAGCAGGGTTCACAAACATAAAACAGCTTCGGTACGGAGTGAGTATGGATTGTCTTGTAGAAGGAAGAAAGCCTGAATAA